In Sulfitobacter sp. M39, the following proteins share a genomic window:
- the betB gene encoding betaine-aldehyde dehydrogenase — protein MQTQPTASHFINGEYVEDTNGTPIEVIYPATGEVIATVYAATPEIVEKAITAARDAQVAWAAMTGTERGRILRRAADIMRERNHDLSILETYDTGKPYQETSVADATSGADALEYFGGLAASLTGEHIQLGEDWVYTRREPLGVCVGIGAWNYPTQIACWKGAPALACGNSIIFKPSETTPLCALKVAEILVEAGLPAGLYNVVQGMGEVGASLVTDLRVDKVSLTGSVPTGRKVYAAAAEGIKHVTMELGGKSPMIVFEDADIENAISGAILGNFYSSGQICSNGTRVFVHRDIKEAFLKRLAERLETAVIGDPMDPDTSFGPMVSKRQMEIALGYVEKGKAEGARLVYGGAAIDRDGFYMQPTVFADVTDDMSIAREEIFGPVMSVLDFETEEEVMARANATEFGLAAGVFTKDLSRAHRVAAGFEAGTCYINTYNDAPVEAPFGGMKNSGVGRENSKAAIDHYSQLKTVYVRMGDMEAPF, from the coding sequence ATGCAAACGCAACCCACCGCCAGCCATTTCATCAACGGCGAATATGTCGAAGATACCAACGGCACCCCGATCGAGGTGATCTACCCGGCCACGGGCGAGGTCATCGCGACCGTCTATGCCGCCACGCCGGAAATCGTCGAGAAAGCCATCACCGCCGCGCGGGACGCGCAAGTTGCTTGGGCCGCGATGACCGGTACCGAACGGGGCCGTATCCTGCGCCGCGCCGCCGACATCATGCGCGAACGCAACCACGATCTGTCGATCCTTGAGACGTATGACACCGGCAAACCCTATCAGGAAACCTCGGTTGCGGATGCGACCAGCGGTGCGGATGCGCTGGAATATTTCGGCGGTCTGGCGGCCTCTCTGACGGGCGAACATATCCAGCTGGGCGAAGACTGGGTCTATACCCGCCGCGAACCTTTGGGCGTCTGTGTCGGTATCGGCGCATGGAACTATCCGACGCAAATCGCGTGCTGGAAAGGCGCACCGGCGCTGGCCTGCGGGAACTCGATCATCTTCAAGCCGTCCGAGACGACGCCGCTTTGCGCGCTGAAAGTCGCGGAAATTCTGGTAGAGGCAGGGCTGCCCGCCGGTCTTTATAACGTTGTGCAGGGCATGGGCGAAGTGGGGGCCTCCCTTGTGACCGACCTGCGCGTCGACAAGGTCTCGCTCACCGGCTCTGTACCCACGGGCCGCAAAGTCTATGCCGCCGCTGCCGAAGGTATCAAGCACGTCACGATGGAACTGGGCGGCAAGTCCCCGATGATCGTGTTCGAGGACGCCGACATTGAAAACGCCATCAGTGGCGCGATCTTGGGGAATTTCTACAGCTCGGGTCAAATCTGTTCGAACGGCACCCGTGTCTTCGTACACCGCGATATCAAGGAGGCATTCCTGAAACGCTTGGCCGAGCGGCTTGAGACTGCTGTGATCGGCGACCCGATGGACCCTGACACCAGCTTTGGCCCGATGGTATCAAAGCGCCAGATGGAGATCGCGCTTGGCTATGTCGAAAAGGGCAAGGCCGAAGGCGCGCGTCTGGTCTATGGCGGGGCGGCGATCGACCGCGACGGATTTTACATGCAGCCCACTGTCTTTGCTGATGTGACCGACGACATGTCCATCGCGCGCGAAGAGATTTTCGGGCCGGTCATGTCGGTGCTGGATTTCGAGACCGAGGAAGAGGTCATGGCCCGTGCCAATGCGACCGAATTCGGTCTGGCCGCCGGTGTGTTCACCAAAGACCTGTCCCGCGCGCACCGCGTCGCGGCGGGGTTCGAGGCGGGCACCTGCTATATCAACACCTATAACGACGCACCGGTCGAAGCCCCCTTTGGCGGCATGAAAAATTCGGGCGTGGGGCGCGAGAACTCCAAGGCGGCGATTGATCACTATAGCCAGCTGAAAACCGTCTACGTGCGCATGGGCGATATGGAAGCGCCTTTCTAG
- the betA gene encoding choline dehydrogenase yields the protein MEAEFIIVGAGSAGCAMAYRLATAGRKVLVIEHGGSDAGPFIQMPAALSYPMNMKTYDWGFQSEPEPHLNNRRLATPRGKVIGGSSSINGMVYVRGHAMDYDHWEEQGADGWGYADVLPYFKRMESWHDGGHGGDPDWRGTDGPLHVSRGPRENPLFEAFVEAGKQAGYEATDDYNGEKQEGFGPMEQTVWKGRRWSAANAYLRPAQKTGNVELVRALAQRIVIEDGRAVGVEVLRGGKTEVLRASGEVIIAASSINSPKLLMLSGIGPAAHLAGHGIEVIADRPGVGQNLQDHLELYIQMAASQPITLYKHWNIFSKAVIGAQWLFTKTGMGASNQFESAAFIRSKAGIKYPDIQYHFLPIAVRYDGQAAAEGHGFQAHVGPMRSTSRGSVTLASGNPADAPKIFFNYMSQDKDWEEFRTCIRLTREIFAQDAFKPFVKHEIQPGADVQSDEELNAFIREHAESAYHPCGTCRMGRADDPQAVVDPQGRVIGVEGLRVADSSIFPRITNGNLNAPSIMVGEKISDHVLGLDPLAAANDAPWIHPDWETAQR from the coding sequence ATGGAAGCTGAATTTATTATCGTAGGGGCGGGCAGCGCGGGCTGCGCGATGGCGTACCGCCTGGCCACGGCAGGGCGCAAGGTATTGGTGATCGAACATGGTGGCAGCGATGCGGGGCCGTTCATCCAGATGCCGGCGGCGCTGTCCTACCCGATGAACATGAAAACCTACGACTGGGGGTTCCAGTCCGAACCCGAACCGCATTTGAACAACCGTCGTCTGGCGACCCCGCGTGGCAAGGTGATTGGCGGATCGTCCTCAATCAACGGGATGGTCTATGTGCGCGGGCACGCGATGGACTATGACCACTGGGAAGAACAGGGGGCCGACGGCTGGGGCTATGCCGATGTGCTGCCCTATTTCAAACGCATGGAAAGCTGGCACGATGGCGGCCACGGGGGCGACCCCGACTGGCGCGGCACTGACGGCCCGCTGCATGTCAGCCGTGGCCCCCGCGAAAATCCCTTGTTCGAAGCCTTTGTCGAGGCGGGCAAACAAGCGGGATACGAGGCGACCGACGATTATAACGGCGAGAAACAGGAAGGCTTCGGCCCGATGGAGCAGACGGTCTGGAAGGGCCGGCGCTGGTCCGCGGCCAACGCCTATCTGCGGCCCGCGCAAAAGACCGGCAACGTCGAACTCGTACGCGCCTTGGCGCAGCGGATCGTGATCGAAGACGGTCGCGCTGTCGGGGTCGAGGTGCTGCGCGGTGGCAAGACCGAGGTGCTGCGCGCCAGCGGCGAGGTGATCATCGCGGCGTCCTCCATCAACTCGCCCAAGCTGCTGATGCTGTCGGGCATCGGCCCTGCCGCGCATCTGGCAGGGCATGGTATCGAGGTGATCGCCGACCGTCCCGGTGTGGGCCAGAACCTGCAAGACCACCTTGAACTGTATATCCAGATGGCCGCCAGCCAGCCGATTACGCTGTACAAGCACTGGAACATCTTTTCCAAGGCCGTGATCGGCGCGCAGTGGTTGTTCACGAAAACCGGCATGGGCGCGTCGAACCAGTTTGAAAGCGCGGCCTTCATCCGGTCGAAGGCGGGGATCAAATACCCTGACATCCAGTATCACTTCCTGCCGATCGCCGTGCGCTATGACGGGCAGGCCGCCGCCGAAGGCCACGGGTTTCAGGCGCATGTGGGGCCGATGCGGTCGACCTCGCGCGGGTCTGTCACCCTGGCCTCGGGCAATCCGGCCGACGCGCCGAAAATCTTTTTCAACTACATGTCGCAAGACAAGGATTGGGAGGAGTTCCGCACCTGTATTCGCCTCACCCGCGAGATCTTTGCGCAGGACGCCTTCAAACCCTTCGTCAAACACGAGATCCAGCCGGGGGCCGATGTGCAAAGCGACGAGGAGCTTAATGCCTTCATCCGTGAACATGCCGAAAGCGCCTATCACCCCTGTGGTACCTGCCGCATGGGCCGCGCCGATGACCCGCAGGCGGTGGTCGATCCGCAGGGCCGTGTGATCGGGGTAGAGGGGCTGCGTGTCGCCGACAGCTCGATCTTCCCGCGGATCACCAATGGCAACCTGAACGCCCCGTCCATCATGGTGGGCGAGAAAATCTCGGACCATGTGCTGGGGCTTGATCCATTGGCCGCGGCGAATGACGCGCCCTGGATTCACCCCGACTGGGAAACCGCGCAGCGCTAA
- a CDS encoding thermonuclease family protein — translation MKAILHTCFAAALVAVFTQPAAAVEPRLTGEIRVIDGDTIALGETRIRLFGIDAVEGDQPCRSADGRVLNCGAWVTAQVRATYDGQRADCQRVDTDRYGRIVARCAALGQDMGQALVAAGLAFSYARYSRAYVASEAAAKRAGRGVHVYETQRPDAYRKASRTVAKPVASAGPGGCVIKGNVSSKGTRIFHVPGQHDYDRTVIRTDKGERWFCSAAQARAAGWRAAKR, via the coding sequence ATGAAAGCCATCCTTCACACATGTTTCGCAGCGGCGCTGGTCGCCGTTTTCACGCAGCCCGCTGCGGCGGTCGAACCGCGCCTGACGGGCGAGATCCGGGTGATCGACGGCGATACGATCGCATTGGGTGAGACGCGGATCAGGCTTTTCGGCATCGATGCGGTCGAAGGGGATCAGCCTTGCCGTTCAGCGGATGGGCGCGTGTTGAACTGCGGCGCTTGGGTGACGGCGCAGGTGCGCGCCACCTATGACGGACAGCGGGCCGACTGCCAGCGGGTGGATACCGACCGCTATGGCCGGATTGTCGCGCGCTGTGCCGCCTTGGGGCAGGACATGGGGCAAGCCTTGGTCGCGGCGGGGCTGGCCTTTTCCTACGCGCGCTACAGCCGCGCCTATGTCGCGAGTGAAGCGGCGGCCAAGCGGGCAGGACGCGGGGTGCATGTCTATGAAACGCAGCGCCCCGATGCCTATCGCAAAGCCTCTAGAACGGTGGCGAAACCCGTCGCCTCGGCAGGGCCGGGCGGTTGTGTGATCAAGGGGAATGTCAGCAGCAAGGGCACGCGGATCTTTCACGTGCCCGGACAGCACGACTATGACCGTACCGTGATCCGCACCGACAAGGGCGAACGCTGGTTCTGCAGCGCGGCGCAGGCGCGTGCCGCCGGATGGCGGGCGGCTAAGCGGTAA
- a CDS encoding helix-turn-helix domain-containing protein, producing MAIQKLYAGAKLRELRTNLAHTQKEFAARLGVSLPYLNQMENNNRPVSTTVVLALASEFGMDVTELSSGDSERLVSDMREVLSDPVFEGDVLPLADVQLAASNAPGLARAFIKLHQSHRQTQERLAYLDEALGREDARPSPSPWEEVRDFFHYCDNYLDAVDRAAEYFARDTGTGQSLRDTTLEALSSAGITVAFDETDALRRYDPASGVLHVSARASQATQTFQMLLQVALVRQNDLLEATLDFARFNSPAARDIAKMGLANYFAGAALMPYARFLERAQSCRHDLEVLASDFGASIEQVAHRLSTLQRPGSKGIPFFFVRVDQAGTITKRHSATRLQFARFGGACPLWNVHSAFETPGRFLRQLAETPDGVRYISLARDISKPAGRFGAPVRRYAISLGCEVRHAPALVYADGMDTTRASAFEPIGISCRICERKHCHQRSVPPLERQLVVDPNLRDVLPYQVD from the coding sequence ATGGCGATCCAAAAGCTATACGCTGGCGCAAAACTGCGCGAGCTGCGCACAAATCTGGCTCATACCCAGAAAGAATTCGCCGCGCGCCTTGGCGTATCCCTTCCGTACTTGAACCAGATGGAGAACAATAACCGACCCGTCAGCACCACGGTCGTGTTGGCGCTGGCGTCTGAATTCGGGATGGATGTCACCGAACTGTCGAGCGGGGACAGCGAACGGTTGGTCAGCGACATGCGCGAAGTCCTGTCCGATCCGGTGTTCGAGGGCGATGTGCTGCCGCTGGCCGATGTGCAGCTTGCGGCCTCCAACGCGCCGGGGCTGGCGCGGGCATTCATCAAGCTGCACCAAAGCCACCGCCAGACCCAGGAACGGCTGGCCTATCTGGACGAAGCCTTGGGCCGCGAAGATGCCCGCCCTTCCCCCAGCCCGTGGGAAGAGGTGCGCGACTTCTTCCATTATTGCGACAATTATCTGGATGCCGTGGACCGCGCCGCGGAGTATTTCGCCCGCGACACCGGCACCGGCCAAAGCCTGCGCGACACCACGCTAGAGGCGCTGTCCAGCGCAGGCATCACCGTCGCCTTCGACGAGACAGATGCCCTGCGCCGCTATGATCCGGCCAGCGGCGTATTGCATGTATCGGCCCGCGCCTCGCAGGCCACACAGACGTTCCAGATGCTGCTACAGGTCGCCCTTGTGCGCCAGAACGACCTGCTTGAGGCAACCTTGGATTTCGCGCGTTTCAACAGCCCTGCGGCCCGTGACATCGCGAAGATGGGGCTGGCGAACTACTTTGCCGGGGCCGCGCTGATGCCCTACGCTCGGTTTCTGGAGCGCGCCCAAAGCTGCCGCCATGACCTTGAGGTGCTGGCCTCCGATTTTGGGGCGTCGATCGAACAGGTCGCGCATCGGCTGTCGACGCTGCAACGCCCGGGGTCAAAGGGGATTCCGTTCTTCTTTGTCCGTGTGGATCAGGCGGGCACGATCACCAAACGCCATTCGGCCACCCGTCTGCAATTCGCGCGGTTTGGCGGAGCCTGCCCCCTGTGGAACGTGCACAGCGCCTTTGAAACGCCGGGCCGCTTCCTGCGCCAGCTGGCCGAAACGCCGGACGGGGTACGCTATATCTCGCTGGCGCGGGACATCTCGAAACCGGCGGGGCGGTTTGGCGCACCGGTGCGGCGCTATGCGATTTCACTGGGGTGCGAGGTGCGCCATGCGCCCGCGCTGGTCTATGCCGACGGGATGGACACCACCCGCGCCTCTGCGTTTGAACCTATCGGCATATCTTGCCGTATCTGCGAACGTAAACATTGCCACCAGCGGTCTGTGCCGCCGCTGGAACGCCAACTGGTGGTAGACCCGAACCTGCGCGACGTGCTGCCCTATCAGGTGGATTGA
- a CDS encoding multidrug effflux MFS transporter, translating into MIKDNPVRFLDKTSPPHISTLILLSGIGALAMNMFLPSLPAMAEYFDADYSVMQLSVPLYLLCSAVLQVLIGPISDNLGRRNVLLWGLAIYMVATVGCIYAPTTAVFLAFRCVQAIVAVSMVLSRAVVRDMFAQDKAASMIGYVTMGMALVPMISPAVGGLLEQSFGWQATFWAMFWIGALVLAITWFDLGETHVASGRTLTQQFAEYPELLGSPRFWGYSMAAACCSGAFFAYLGGAPFVGSVVFGMEPAELGIYFGAPAVGYFLGNFITARKATVVGVNTLVLWGCLANAIGGSVSMMIFLLGYGSPLSFFGMMTLVGLGNGLCIPNATAGLLSVRPHLAGTASGLGGAIMIGGGAGLSILAGALLSEETGAYPLLWIMLATAVAGVASILVVIRRERALGIA; encoded by the coding sequence ATGATCAAGGATAACCCCGTCCGTTTTCTGGATAAAACATCCCCCCCGCATATTTCCACGCTGATCCTTCTTTCTGGGATCGGGGCGCTGGCGATGAATATGTTCCTGCCAAGCCTTCCCGCTATGGCTGAATATTTCGACGCCGATTACTCTGTGATGCAGCTTTCCGTGCCGCTTTATCTGCTGTGCAGCGCGGTATTGCAGGTGCTGATCGGCCCGATTTCGGATAATCTAGGCCGCCGCAATGTGCTGCTGTGGGGGTTGGCGATATATATGGTTGCGACGGTGGGCTGTATCTACGCCCCCACGACGGCTGTGTTCCTTGCCTTCCGCTGCGTGCAGGCCATCGTCGCCGTGTCGATGGTGCTAAGCCGTGCAGTGGTCCGCGATATGTTCGCCCAAGATAAAGCCGCCTCGATGATCGGCTATGTCACGATGGGCATGGCGCTGGTGCCCATGATCTCCCCCGCTGTGGGCGGGTTGCTGGAACAATCCTTCGGCTGGCAGGCGACCTTCTGGGCGATGTTCTGGATCGGGGCGCTGGTACTGGCGATCACATGGTTCGACCTTGGCGAGACCCACGTCGCGTCAGGGCGCACGCTGACCCAGCAATTCGCCGAATACCCCGAGCTGCTCGGCTCTCCGCGGTTCTGGGGGTATTCGATGGCGGCGGCCTGCTGCTCGGGGGCGTTCTTTGCCTACCTTGGCGGCGCGCCCTTTGTAGGCAGCGTCGTTTTCGGCATGGAACCGGCCGAGCTTGGCATCTATTTCGGCGCGCCTGCCGTGGGCTATTTCCTTGGCAACTTTATCACGGCCCGCAAAGCGACCGTGGTCGGCGTCAACACGCTGGTGCTTTGGGGCTGTTTGGCCAATGCGATTGGCGGTTCGGTGTCGATGATGATCTTCCTGCTGGGCTATGGATCGCCGCTATCCTTCTTTGGCATGATGACGCTGGTGGGCCTTGGCAACGGGTTGTGCATCCCCAACGCGACCGCGGGCCTGTTGTCGGTACGCCCGCATCTGGCGGGCACGGCATCCGGGCTTGGCGGCGCGATCATGATTGGCGGTGGTGCGGGGCTGAGCATTCTGGCCGGTGCCCTGCTGAGCGAAGAAACCGGAGCCTATCCGCTGCTCTGGATCATGCTGGCTACGGCCGTCGCGGGTGTCGCGTCGATCTTGGTCGTGATCCGCCGTGAACGGGCGCTTGGTATCGCCTGA
- a CDS encoding acyl-CoA carboxylase subunit beta, which produces MKDILEQLETRRDDARLGGGQKRIDAQHARGKLTARERIDLLLDDGSFEEFDMFVTHRCTDFGMEQQKPAGDGVVTGWGTINGRLVYVFSQDFTVFGGSLSQTHAQKICKIQDMAIQNGAPVIGINDSGGARIQEGVDSLAGYAEVFQRNIEASGVIPQISVIMGPCAGGAVYSPAMTDFIFMVKDTSYMFVTGPDVVKTVTNEQVTAEELGGATTHTRKSSVADGAFENDVEALAEVRRLVDFLPANNRDLPPVRPFFDEPDRIEASLDTLVPSNANTPYDMKELIHKLADEGDFYEIQEDFAKNILTGFIRIEGRTVGVVANQPMVLAGCLDIDSSRKAARFVRFCDAFEIPILTLVDVPGFLPGTGQEYGGVIKHGAKLLFAYGEATVPMVTVITRKAYGGAYDVMASKHLRSDFNYAWPTAEIAVMGAKGATEIIHRADLNDPEKIARHTADYEERFANPFVAAERGFIDEVIQPRTTRKRIARAFASLRNKKAAMPWKKHNNIPL; this is translated from the coding sequence ATGAAAGATATTCTGGAACAGCTTGAAACCCGCCGCGACGACGCCCGACTGGGCGGAGGGCAAAAGCGCATTGACGCGCAGCACGCCCGTGGCAAGCTGACCGCCCGCGAGCGGATCGACCTGTTGCTTGATGATGGGTCGTTTGAAGAATTCGACATGTTCGTCACCCACCGCTGCACCGACTTCGGGATGGAGCAGCAAAAACCCGCAGGTGACGGCGTTGTCACCGGTTGGGGCACGATCAATGGCCGTCTGGTCTATGTCTTCAGTCAGGATTTCACGGTCTTTGGCGGATCGCTGTCCCAGACCCACGCGCAGAAGATCTGCAAGATTCAGGATATGGCGATCCAGAACGGTGCGCCTGTCATCGGGATCAACGATTCCGGCGGTGCGCGTATTCAGGAAGGCGTCGACAGCCTCGCGGGCTATGCCGAAGTGTTCCAACGCAATATCGAGGCCTCCGGTGTGATCCCGCAGATCAGCGTGATCATGGGGCCATGTGCGGGCGGGGCGGTCTATTCCCCTGCGATGACCGACTTTATCTTCATGGTCAAAGACACGTCCTATATGTTCGTGACAGGCCCTGACGTGGTGAAAACCGTGACCAACGAACAGGTCACCGCAGAGGAATTGGGCGGCGCGACGACGCACACGCGCAAATCCTCCGTCGCGGATGGCGCGTTTGAAAATGACGTCGAAGCACTGGCCGAGGTGCGTCGTCTGGTCGATTTCCTGCCTGCCAACAACCGCGACCTGCCGCCCGTGCGCCCGTTCTTTGACGAGCCCGACCGAATCGAGGCGTCGCTTGATACTTTGGTGCCCAGCAACGCCAACACGCCCTATGACATGAAAGAGCTGATCCACAAGCTTGCGGATGAAGGCGATTTTTACGAAATTCAGGAAGACTTCGCCAAGAACATCCTGACCGGCTTTATCCGTATCGAAGGGCGCACCGTGGGTGTGGTCGCAAACCAGCCGATGGTGCTGGCGGGGTGCCTTGATATCGACAGCTCGCGCAAGGCGGCGCGGTTTGTGCGCTTCTGCGATGCGTTCGAGATTCCGATCCTGACGCTGGTGGACGTGCCCGGCTTCCTCCCCGGTACGGGGCAGGAATATGGCGGCGTGATCAAACACGGTGCCAAGCTGCTGTTCGCCTATGGCGAAGCGACGGTGCCGATGGTGACGGTCATCACCCGCAAAGCCTATGGCGGCGCTTATGACGTGATGGCGTCCAAGCACCTGCGGTCCGACTTCAACTACGCGTGGCCCACAGCCGAGATTGCCGTGATGGGGGCCAAGGGCGCGACAGAGATCATCCACCGTGCCGATCTGAACGACCCCGAAAAGATCGCACGACACACCGCCGACTACGAAGAGCGTTTCGCGAACCCCTTTGTGGCGGCAGAGCGTGGCTTTATCGACGAAGTGATCCAGCCGCGTACCACGCGCAAGCGGATTGCCCGCGCCTTTGCCTCGTTGCGCAACAAGAAAGCCGCAATGCCTTGGAAAAAGCATAACAACATCCCGCTCTAA
- a CDS encoding DUF6497 family protein, with product MLSVRSFLSASLPYGLHPAGAAPKWLAVCAALAAASAAAQPVEVPSGESIELQEVLIDEVGVQTWLRFRFVAPYIARDTGAVDFAQVGADMTYLCDALAIPYMAQHALDGEVIVISLADRVTEFGVSDPDATQFFEAFRLSNDTCIWEGL from the coding sequence TTGCTTTCCGTTCGATCCTTTCTTTCCGCGTCTTTGCCCTACGGGCTGCATCCAGCGGGTGCGGCACCGAAGTGGCTTGCGGTTTGCGCAGCTTTGGCCGCGGCCTCTGCCGCGGCGCAGCCGGTCGAGGTGCCGTCGGGCGAAAGCATCGAATTGCAAGAGGTGCTGATAGACGAGGTGGGGGTGCAGACATGGCTGCGCTTCCGTTTTGTCGCCCCTTATATCGCGCGCGATACGGGCGCTGTGGACTTTGCGCAGGTTGGGGCCGATATGACCTATCTGTGCGACGCGCTGGCCATTCCCTATATGGCGCAACATGCGCTGGACGGAGAGGTCATCGTGATCTCTTTGGCTGATCGCGTCACGGAATTCGGGGTGTCCGACCCCGATGCCACACAGTTTTTCGAGGCATTTCGCCTGAGCAACGACACCTGTATCTGGGAGGGCCTTTGA